Within the Malus sylvestris chromosome 4, drMalSylv7.2, whole genome shotgun sequence genome, the region GGATGCTCTGCTCACACGCAAGACTTCCCTCTTCCTCTGGTAATaaaatgtcaaaaaaaaaaataaaataaaacatattattgaaaaataggaaaacagaacaagaaaaaggaaagtaagagagagacaaaggaaaggacgaCTTGGAGACTGAGAGGAAGAAGTGGTCTTTTGTTTCCTGCGTCCTCAATTCCATTCGATCTTCCTCAATCCGACTGCTGCCCTCgattttgtttgattgaggTACGTGCTTCTCTCATCTGATCATCCATCATTGGAATTATCCAAGTACATGGGTTTCCTCGAATTTTGATGCCAGCTTCcgaatccctttttttttttttttttttagaatactTTCATGTTGTGTGATTTCCTCTCAACCCTTTTCATTTGAATGAGCTGTCGATTCTGCTCAGATTATTTCTTTAAATTGGTTTTGGGTTTGCTGTTGTTTGATTTCGCATATGTTGGCGTATTATTTTTAACAATTAGTGTATTTCCCTAATTGTTTTTCTCGATTGAGTCGATTTGGTGGTGTTAATCAACCTAAGACATACTAATCTTGGTTCCCTTAGATTTCAGGATTTCATCCTTATTAGATGCTAGTCGTAGGGAGTCCTGTCCTGTCCTGTCCTGTCGTCTGCAGTGCAGTTTCCACATATATATGGTATTGAATTGGACGTTACAGTAATCATCGTATGTATAATTCTGTATTTATGCttccaaaacaaaacccaatgATGGGCTTTTTGCTCCTCATTTGATTCAACTTGGAAAACCGTCTACTTACGATATTTTGTGGGTCGATCTTGGTTTCAGGGTTTCGAAAGAGAGAAGGGGGTATTGAGTTcgaaatttgatattttgtatgtGGAACAAGTAGTGCAACTTCGAGGAATTTGCTTTTCTCTGAGGGAAGAAAATGTTGGAGGGCGGCGCCAAATTCACTGGAATTATTGGTCTAAACAACCATGATAACAACTATGACGATTTGTCACAAGGATTCTACCTCAAACTCCAGGAGGGCGAAGGTACCAACATGTCCATCGACAGTATGCAAATGAGCAACGACGGAGGCTCTGTGGCCATGTCTGTAGACAACAGCAGCATTGCTTCAAATACTAATGATTCCCACACTCGAATCTTGAACCACCAAGGGCTGCGGCGACGTACTAAGGATAACTACTCTGTGCAACAGAGTGTTAATCCCCGAGGAAGAGTCACACATGCTCTAAGTCATGATCAACTGGCTCGAGCTCTATTGGACAGCCATTCCTTGACAGAGGGGCTTGAGGATTATGAGGACTGGACAATTGACTTAAGAAAGCTAAacatgggtgaagcttttgcgcAAGGTGCTTTTGGGAAGCTATACAGAGGTACCTACAATGGCGAAGATGttgccatcaaacttttggaGCGGCCAGAAAATGACCCAGAAAGGGCTCAGGTGATGGAGCAGCAGTTTCAACAGGAAGTCAAGATGCTGGCTAATTTGAAGCATCCAAACATAGTTCGTTTCATTGGTGCTTGCCGTAAACCAATGGTTTGGTGCATTGTAACAGAGTATGCTAAGGGGGGTTCAGTTAGGCAGTTCTTGGCGAAGCGGCAGAGCCGATCGGTTCCATTGAAATTAGCAGTCAAGCAAGCTTTGGATGTCGCGAGGGGGTTTGCGTATGTTCATGGGCTCGGTCTGATTCACAGGGACTTGAAATCTGACAACCTGTTGATTTCGTCTGACAAATCTATAAAAATTGCTGATTTTGGAGTTGCCCGTATTGAGGTGCAGACAGAAGGAATGACTCCAGAGACTGGGACATACCGCTGGATGGCACCGTAAGACTTCTAAAGCTTTAGCTGAAATATCTTATCCTTTGTTGCTGTCATTGGTTCATCCACTTGATATTATCTTCTATTGAATTCTCAATTCTCACTCTTGCCTTTTTTTAGACGACTTTAATTTCAGTATGTGACAGTTGTATGAAATCCTTCCAGCTAAGTATACTTCTTGTTTGGCAGATATAAATGCGCATTAGCTTTCAGTTACTAATATTTGTTGTGTTCTCTGCTTTGGTCTTTTGTCATTGCTTGTTAGTAGGCATGTACCCCGTATCTGATTTTGCTTCTATTTTTCtcgtgtttttatttttatttattgggtCTCTTTGTTGCTTGTTAGTAGACGTGTACCACGTTGGAAACATTTTAAAAAGTTTCGTGTGGAATTGTACGTTACATAATTTAAGTAAAAAGATTTACTGACAACTTTTTTTAACATTGACTGAAATGGGTTGTCTATGAAAATCATGCTAGCAACTCTCACATAATATGTAGTTTTGGGTTCATATTTAATTGGTTGTATGATGAGTACTTTTCCATGGAAATGGCAGAAATAGATTTTTAGTCGAAAATTTTCATATATTCATCTAGGATCATGTTGGTTTGCTCCTATACACTATGATAACGAGGGATTCATTTTGTGTCATTTTGTTCCCCCAACTATCCTTAACCTCTTATACATGAAAAACTCTTAGTTATGAGaatatctttgtttttccatacttaaaaaagaacctgatgcTGTTCTTTGATTATTTCAATATTTTGTTTAATCCCCCCCCGGGCTTTTCCTTCCCTGCAGATATTATCTCTATTTTATCATATTATTCCTTTTCTGTTACTTTATATTTACTATGCCCTGTTGCATGAAACAAACAAAGTCACACGTGTCTTGCCCCTCTTGTTGGTGGATGAATAGTTCAGATTTTGCTTGCATTTCTTGAGATTTAGATTTAGAGCGTCTATGTCTGAGAAATTCATGAAGTTCTATTGGAGAGTACGTTACTAGATATTTACCACTCCCTGTTGCATGAAACAACCAAAGTCACACGCTTCCTCTTTTGCCCCTCTTGTTGGTGAATGATAGTTCAGATTTTGCTTGCATTTCTTGAGATTTAGGTTTAGAGTGTCTATGTCAGAGAATTTCTTGAACTTATATTGGAGAGTACTTGTCTTTTTCCATAATGAGCGATACACTAAggttctttgtttcttttttttttgttctggaCAACATAAATTCACATCTTTGAAGTGAAAGACATTGACTAATATGTGTTTGTGTCTCTCAATGATTTTCATTGTGGGTCTCCTCTGAACCATATCTTTTTTTGTTAAAGATTTTCCTTGTGTCTCTGCTAGTGTTTCCTTGAAATAAATATTGTTCAACAATAGCCTGGCAATGCATTGGTTGCCTCAACAACCCTTTGGCATTTTTGATACTATAAGGAGACTCGATCTAATTTGTGACATGTGAAAACATGTACACTGTAAAGAAGCATGTTTGATAGTAACCAAGATAATTTAAATCGGACCATGATTCATTGCTGTCCGTTATACAAGATAGTTGCACATAACTCAAACTCATTCAAAACATTTCTGCATCCCCTCCCAAAAATACAGAAATAAGAAAAGAACCAGCCTAGAATAACTTTTTCCAAGCAACTCATAAGTCAATCAACTGAAATTGAACCATAATTTGGTTCCAGAACAAGTCAGAATAATATTGGGGCATGGAGTTCATGCATAAGAGCAGTTGTGGTGCGTCATTCATCTTAGTATCTTACAACCCTGAGTTGATGTGGATAAGTGGGTTGTGAATATAGGTGCATTGTGAGTCCATCATGCACTGTTTGAGGACCATCGGTTGAACTCAGAAAGGATACCAAGCACAATGTCAGTGTTCCTGCCCTGGTTCCCTGGTGGGTCATGGTGCTGGGTTGTTTCTGTTTCTGGTACTGTTGTAGTCACTTGTGGGAAAGGTTGTATTGAGAAGGCGGCTCTTTAGGTTGAACTTTGGGTTCTTCTCATATCACAGGAGGGCATGTGTTAAAACCGCTCTCGATGATGGAGACACATGTGATGCATCTTTGTTTGTGCTCTTATGGTGTTCTCTTTTTAGAAGaaagaaatggaaaaagaaaCTTGCGGTTAGATGGAAACACATATGATGCATGTATGGTTGTGTTAGTGGGAACGTATTGGACTGTTGAATGGATTATGACTGCAATGGTTGTGACATGTGGACGTGAAGTTGGGGTCTATTATTTTGATTCTGGAGTCTATACTGTGTACTCAggtgttggaaaataatttGACTCTTGAGTCTATAGTTACATGATTAATATGTGATGCACTGTTTGAAATATATagatattaattttatattctGAAGGTAGCTCAAGTGCTGTAACCCTTATTTTTTCTGCGTATGATGGAATTTAAAATTGAAGTCCACTTCCATAAtggttttgttgttgtaattTTTTTCAGGTCGtcatttttaataataattttgatTTTACATATTTTAGTTAAAATAATTCATTTTCCTGCGGGGCAAGAAGTGTCTCCCATATGAAAATGTTGGTATCAGCGACTAGTATCTATGAAACTAGGATCGATTAACTAACTACTTAATTCGTTTTGTGACTTTATCATGGCTGGATGTTATCAGTTTCATTAATACATAGGTTATTGGCATGGATACCCCCTATAAGCGGCTACACAATTGCACTCATTGATTTTTTGTCTGTGTGCAGGGAGATGATCCAGCACAGGCATTACACACAGAAAGTTGACGTTTATAGCTTTGGGATAGTTCTTTGGGAACTTATAACAGGGATGCTTCCATTCCAGAACATGACAGCAGTACAGGCAGCATTTGCAGTTGTTAATAAGAGTGTCCGCCCTAACATTCCGAATGACTGCTTACCTGTTCTTTGTGAGATTATGACGAGGTGTTGGGATGCAAACCCTGATGTGAGGCCATCCTTCACTGAAGTCGTGAGAATGCTCGAGCATGCAGAGACTGAGATCATGACGACTGTTCGCAAGGCCCGGTTCAGGTGTTGCATTACCCAGCCAATGACAGCGGACTGACCCCAGAAGAAAGACTGGAAAAGAAAACAGTAATGAATAGCAAGATAAAAGAGGAAAAAGGAAATGGAAAGGGGAAAaagaggggggggggagagagagagagagagagagagagagagagggtaatTATATTGTAAGCCTTGTGTATTTATCaggtttcatttatttattaagaTAGATAAGGAATtggtattaaaaaaatatttggtttTTGAGGTTTCTATTTGGGTTGAGCGAGTTTCTGACGCTGAAGCATGAGTAATAGAAAAGAGGAGAATTGAATCTGATCATGTATATGATTATGGCATGCATTGTATTCCCCTGTTTTGAGTTTTCTTTAGATTCATGTTGTAATGATTATGGCATGATTTGATTGTCCCTTTGCCTTTGTTGCCCCAACTTCTCGCTAATTCAATcaactcctcctcctcctcctttgtCATCTTTCATTAATTTGGAGCACCAGCTTAAAATGAAGCGACAACATTTCAAAACTGATCAACATCATTGAACGCCTACTTATATGATAACactttgaacaaaaaaaacctTATATTATAACACAAGTGAATGAGAGGTTTTTTATTGCTTTTTCCTTTGTGGGGCCCAAAGACCAACTCGTTGATGTTCTTACTAAGGTTGTGTCTAGTGGTGTGTTTTTCAATTCGATTGACAAGTTAGACATGCATGATATTTTTGCTCCAACTTGAGAAAGAGTATTGCTagttgtatgtatatattagtTAAGTAGTAGATAGGCTTATTGTTCCACATCAACAAAATACCATGTAACAAGACTTATATCCCTACATATACTACACATTAGAGAATAATAAGATAAATATAGGTCAACTAAACTCTATTAGCTTTCCATCCTATCTATTTGAAAAAGGGGACATCATGTTTCTAAAACAACATAAAAGATCATGTACTAATCTTTAAATAGCACATATCAAAGTTAAGCCTAGACATAACTTCCTTACGCACAACCAAATAAAGAGATGATCATATTTATCATCTAAATTAGTAGTTAACTCTATCCAGctatcaaatttatttttttttgaagaatatCCAGCTATcaattaatcttttttttttcaagtagtTTTTATAGGAATGGAATATTTGGACATAAAAACAGAGACAGAATAGAtatttgaagaaagttgagtttGATGCATGAAATGGGTGCGTGCTCACACGCACGCTGACCGTCTTGtaattataataaataaaaaaatagaaaaaaggaAAGTGAGAGAGATAGAAGAAAAGACGACTTGGGAGactgagaggaagaagaggtcTTTGTTTTCTGCGCCCTCGATTCCATTCGATCTTCCTCCATCCGACTGCTGCCCTCgattttgtttgattgaggTACGTGCTTCTCTCATCTGATCATCGATCATTGGAATTATCCAAGCACATGGGTTTCCTCGAATTTTGATGCCGGCTTCTGaatcattttcctttttaaaaaaaaaaaaaaaactttcatttTGTGTGATTTCCTCTCATCCTTTTTCATTTGAATAATCTGAGCTGTCGATTCTGTTCAGATTCTTTCTTTAAATTGGTTTTGGGTTTGCTGTTGTTTGATTTCGCATATGTTGGTTGGCAGTTGGCGTATTGTTCTTAACAATTAGTAAATTTCCATAAATGTTTTCTTGATTGAGTTGATTTGGTGGTTTTAGTCAACCTAAAACCTACTATTCTCGGTTCCCTTAAATTTCGGGATTTCATCCTTATTAGATGCTAGCCGTAGGGAGTCCTGTCGTGTCTTTCGGTAGTTTCCACATGTATATGGTATTGAATTGGACATTACAGTAATCATCTCAGAATTCTGTAGTTTTACttccaaaacaaaacccaatgATGGGCTCTTTGCTCCTCATTTGATTCAACTTGGAAAACCGTCTACTTAAGGTATTTTGTGGTTTGATCTTGGTTTCAGGGTTTCGAAAGAGAGAAGGGGGAGTATTGAGTTcgaaatttgatatttgtatgTGGAAAAAGTAGGGCAACTTTGAGGAATTTGCTTTTCTCCGAGAGAAGAAAATGTTGGAGGGCGGTGCCAAATTCACTGGAATTATTGGTCTAAACAACCATGATAACAACTATGATGATTTGTCGCAAGGATTCTACCTCAAACTCCATGAGGGTGAGGGTACCAACATGTCCATCGACAGTATGCAAACGAGCAATGATGGAGGCTCTGTGGCCATGTCTATAGACAACAGCAGCGTTGCTTCAAATACTAATGATTCCCACACTCGAATCTTGAACCACCAAGGGCTGCGGCGACGTACTAAGGATAACTACTCCGTTCAACAGAGTGTTAACCACCGAGGAAGAGTCACACATGCTCTGAGTAATGATCAGCTTGCTCAAGCTCTACTTGACAGCCATTCCTCGACAGAAGGGCTTGAGAATTATGAAGAGTGGACAATTGACTTAAGAAAGCTAAacatgggtgaagcttttgcacAAGGTGCTTTTGGGAAGCTATATAGAGGTACCTACAATGGTGAAGATGTTGCTATCAAACTTTTGGAGAGTCCGGAAAATGACCCAGAAAAGGCTCAGGTGATGGAGCAGCAGTTTCAACAGGAAGTCAAGATGCTGGCTAATTTGAAGCATCCAAACATAGTTCGTTTCATCGGTGCTTGCCGTAAACCAATGGTTTGGTGCATTGTAACAGAGTATGCTAAGGGGGGTTCAGTTAGGCAGTTCTTGGCAAAGCGGCAGAGCCAATCAGTTCCATTGAAATTAGCAGTCAAGCAAGCATTAGATGTTGCAAGGGGGTTTGCTTATGTTCATGGGCTCGGTCTGATTCATAGGGACTTGAAATCTGACAACCTGTTGATTTCTTCTGACAAATCTATAAAAATTGCTGATTTTGGAGTTGCTCGTATTGAAGTGCAGACGGAAGGAATGACTCCGGAGACTGGGACATACCGCTGGATGGCGCCGTAAGACTTCTAATGCTTTAGCTGAAATATCTTATCCATTGATTCTATCATTGGCTCATCTGCTTTATTTTATCTGTGGGCACATTTCATGGCTTTTATTGGCTTTGTCATCTTCTATTGAATTCTCAATTCTCAGTCTGGTCTTTATTAGACAAGATTTATTGCAGTATGTGACAGTTGTATGAATTTCTTACAGCTAAGTGTACTTATTTTCTTGCAGATATAAATAAGCGTTAGCTTTCCGTTACTAATATTTGGTGTCTTCTttgccttgttcttttgtcgTTGTTTCTTGTAGACATGTACCCCGTATCTGATTTTTcttgcaacttttttttattaattttccggtcttagaaaaaaaagaagaagcataTGGTGTATAGCATTTCAAAAAGTGGAATTGTAAGTTACAGAACTTAAGCAAAAAGATTTACCCACTACCTTTTCTATCATTGGCTGAAATTCCAACGATTCCTAAAACCTATTCAAGCAACCCGAATATTCCAATGATACGCTCTTTCcatattttatcacaaaatacttTTAAGGTTGAATGTGAATTTTCTTGCGTCGTCTCTTGCCAATCGTCCACCATTGTCTTTTCTCTAATTTTTGCCACTTTAATCAACCTCTATTTTGTCCTACATCAGGTTGTCTATGAAAATCATCCCAGGATTCTGGGAATTCTCTTCACATAATGAGTATGTAGTTTCGGGTTCAAATCTAATTGGTGGTATGAGTGCGTTTCCGTGTAAACgctagaaaaggaaaaagaatctAAGTAGATGAAAATTTTCATATATTCTTCTACCATCATGTTGGTTTTGCTCCTATACACTATGAAAATGTCAGGTTCATTTGGTATCTACCACTTTGTCTTTCCCCAACTAACCTTAACCTCTTATACGTTGCAAACTCTTAATTATGAGGataatctttctttttgcaTACTTAAAAAGAACCCAGTACTGTACTATGATTATTTcagtattttatttaatttaccgCCACAAAGTATATCATTATTgtctttaattgattttttcatGTTATCCCTTTTTTGTTACTGTATATTTACTATTCCCTGTTTGAAACAAGAAAAAGTTATACGTGTGTCCACTCTTGCCTTCCCTTGTTGGTGGATGAatagttaatattttgcttGCATTTTTTTGAGATTTAGTTGTGTTTATGTTTGTGATGTTCTTGAGTTTACTTATATTAGAGACTACTTCTCCAAATGAGTAAAATCAGCATTGAACTATTTTTGGaatgtttcaaaaaaaattaatgaatttgccaTTTTCCAATATCTGCTTATAATAATTTCAATCATATATGACGTTCTTCTCTTGTTCCATAATGTGCAATACATTTaggttctttgttttcttttttgttttggaaaaataaatttgtgtttgaatttgaaatgaaggactTTGACTTGTACATGTTTGTTTCTCTGCTGCTTTTACCTTGTAAAACTAAATCCTTGTACAACAATATCCAGGCAACAATTTACTTGCTTCAACAACCCTTTGATATTAATGATACTATAGTAAGATTTGGTCTAATTTAGGACATGTGAAAACACATATACTGTAAAGAACGTACCATGTTTGACAGTAACCAAGAGAATTTCACTCAGCCCATGATTcaaccccccccccaaacaaaaaaaagaaaaaagaaaaaagaaaaggaatcaGCCTAGAATAACATTTTCCAAGCAACTCATAAGTCACTCAATGGAAATTGAACCATAATTTGGTTCCGGAGTAAGTAAGAATAGCATGGAGTTCATGCATGAAAGTCTGATGGTATCATGCACTGTTTGAAAAGAGGTATGAGGATCATTGGTTGAATTCAGAAAGGATACTAAGCTCAATGGCTCATACTGTTGTCATCACTTCTGGGAAAGGTTGCATGGTTGAACTTTGGGTACTTCTCTTAGCACAGGAGGGCATGTGTTACAACCATCCTCGATAACTTGCTCTGAGTTGTATGGTGTActttttttagagaaaaagaggaaaaagaaactTGTGGTTAGACAGAGACCCATATGATGCATGTGTGGTTGTGCTAGTGGCAACTTACTGATCTATTGAATGGATTATGACTGTAATGGTCGTGACAATGTGGATATGAAGTTGGGGTCAAGTAATTTGACTCTGGAGCCTATACGCAGATGTTGGAAAAGTAATTTGACTCTGGAGTCTATAGTTATATGGATAATATGTGATGCACTGTTGGAAATTTTTAGATattgattttataattttaaggTAGATCAAGTTCTCTAACTCAGTCTTGTGTTTGCATATGATGTAATCTACAATTGATGTCAAATTCCATAATGGTTTTATTCTTATAATCCTTTCCCCTTCTtcctaataatttttttaactacATATTTTAATTAAGATAAGTCATGTTCCTGTGGGGCTAAAAGCGTCTCCCATTTGAAAACGTTAGCTATTAGTATCTATAGAACTAGCACCTGTTAACTATCTactacattttttattttgtttggcaTGTTGTATGCCCTTAAAGTGTATCATATGAACTATGGGTAGCATTGCACGattgattatttattttatttatttatatcttGGCAATTATTACCAGCTTCTGTGCTCGTTTGCAACTATAGCATGGCAGGATGTTTTGAGTTTCCTCAATACATACATTGTTGGCATGGATGCACCTATAAGTTTTTTTGTGTGGGCTTCTTAATTgcattgtttgattggttgagtgcaGGGAGATGATCCAGCATAGGCATTACACACAGAAAGTTGACGTTTATAGCTTTGGGATTGTTCTTTGGGAACTTATAACGGGGATGCTTCCATTCCAGAACATGACAGCGGTACAGGCAGCATTTGCAGTTGTCAAGGGTGTCCGCCCTATCATTCCAAATGACTGCTTGCCTGTTCTTTGTGAGATCATGACGAGATGTTGGGATGCAAACCCTGAAGTCCGGCCATCCTTCACTGAAGTCGTGAGAATGCTCGAGCATGCAGAGATAGAAATCATGACGACTGTTCGCAAGGCCCGGTTCAGGTGTTGCATTACCCAGCCAATGACAGCGGACTGACCCCtgaagaaaaattagaaaagaaaacagttatgAATAACAACATAGGAAAGaaaggtgagagagagagagagagagagagaaggtacCGTAATTATATAGTAAGCCCTGTGTATTTATCAGGTTTCATTTCTTTGTTAAGATAGATAAGGAATTggtgtccaaaaatattttggttTTGAGGTTTCTATTTGGTTGAATTTCTGACTCTGAAGGATGACTAATAGAAGAGGAGAATTGAATCTGATGGTGTATATGATTATGGCAGGCTTTGCATCCCCTGGTTTATATCAATTACGTTCATTTGCGCTGTGCGCATCAAATTATCAAGCTGAGTAATTAAAACTTGTGGGAGCTATGCTGATAAACAATTGCAGGTTATTAAGCCTTAAGCTAGAACAACTAGAAACACTTGTCATTTTGTCCTCTTTGTAATCTGGCTGCCATGCATAAGAGTTAAATCTAACTCGTCAAACCATGGACTCTGCTTGGGTGTCCCAACATTCTTAAGAGCCTTTCAAACGACGCTGTTACACTTGAATCCTGAGCCGAAGGTGAGCTGCCAAAACCGACCACCCCTCTTGATCTTTGAAGTTGCCTCtgtttgcactcaaaatatacccatttttacttatttgggcaatttgggtCAAATATAgcatttggaggattaataTGCAAGAAAGCTAACTTGGAGAGATATTTGGTGCAAGTGGGATAGGTTTtacactataatattgtttctcctatttgtttgggtggtggaAGTTTGTCTAGCCTTTGTTTAATCAAGATACATGCATGTATTGCAAGTAGATGGAAAGGCATCAGCAAGCTTTCGGGCAAGGAACATGTGAAAGAagccaacttgcttcttttaaatgttagtttattacaagtgggaaaacatgtgctaaaaacatgtggtggagatgcaaattcCCCTTTTAAAATTGTTTCTACATGCAAGTTGGCAAAATCAATGCAAGCTACCCAAGTAAGGAAATGCAAACTGCCCAAGCTTCTTTCGAGCAGGTACA harbors:
- the LOC126618414 gene encoding serine/threonine-protein kinase STY13-like, with translation MLEGGAKFTGIIGLNNHDNNYDDLSQGFYLKLQEGEGTNMSIDSMQMSNDGGSVAMSVDNSSIASNTNDSHTRILNHQGLRRRTKDNYSVQQSVNPRGRVTHALSHDQLARALLDSHSLTEGLEDYEDWTIDLRKLNMGEAFAQGAFGKLYRGTYNGEDVAIKLLERPENDPERAQVMEQQFQQEVKMLANLKHPNIVRFIGACRKPMVWCIVTEYAKGGSVRQFLAKRQSRSVPLKLAVKQALDVARGFAYVHGLGLIHRDLKSDNLLISSDKSIKIADFGVARIEVQTEGMTPETGTYRWMAPEMIQHRHYTQKVDVYSFGIVLWELITGMLPFQNMTAVQAAFAVVNKSVRPNIPNDCLPVLCEIMTRCWDANPDVRPSFTEVVRMLEHAETEIMTTVRKARFRCCITQPMTAD
- the LOC126618415 gene encoding serine/threonine-protein kinase STY13-like → MLEGGAKFTGIIGLNNHDNNYDDLSQGFYLKLHEGEGTNMSIDSMQTSNDGGSVAMSIDNSSVASNTNDSHTRILNHQGLRRRTKDNYSVQQSVNHRGRVTHALSNDQLAQALLDSHSSTEGLENYEEWTIDLRKLNMGEAFAQGAFGKLYRGTYNGEDVAIKLLESPENDPEKAQVMEQQFQQEVKMLANLKHPNIVRFIGACRKPMVWCIVTEYAKGGSVRQFLAKRQSQSVPLKLAVKQALDVARGFAYVHGLGLIHRDLKSDNLLISSDKSIKIADFGVARIEVQTEGMTPETGTYRWMAPEMIQHRHYTQKVDVYSFGIVLWELITGMLPFQNMTAVQAAFAVVKGVRPIIPNDCLPVLCEIMTRCWDANPEVRPSFTEVVRMLEHAEIEIMTTVRKARFRCCITQPMTAD